The proteins below are encoded in one region of Rhodoluna lacicola:
- the hisH gene encoding imidazole glycerol phosphate synthase subunit HisH gives MVAPRVVVLDYGSGNVHSAAKALAEAGANVELTRDRDSALKADGLLVPGVGAFAAVMEQLNAINAGELIDKRLVSGKPVLGICVGLQVMFELGVEHGLETPGLGQWPGTVEKLDAPVLPHIGWNTVEAAKNSKIFSGVEHERFYFVHSYGVKKWELVVDGPLAAPKVTWGDYGGKFVAAVENGPLTATQFHPEKSGQAGITLLGNWLGTF, from the coding sequence GTGGTCGCACCCCGCGTAGTCGTTCTCGATTACGGAAGCGGTAACGTTCACTCGGCTGCAAAGGCGCTCGCCGAAGCCGGAGCCAATGTTGAGTTAACTCGCGATCGTGATTCTGCATTAAAAGCAGACGGGCTTTTGGTCCCGGGGGTTGGAGCATTCGCGGCTGTCATGGAACAGCTAAATGCAATCAACGCGGGTGAATTAATCGACAAGCGTCTAGTGTCTGGAAAACCAGTTCTAGGAATTTGCGTTGGTCTTCAGGTGATGTTCGAACTTGGTGTTGAACACGGTCTAGAAACTCCTGGTCTTGGCCAGTGGCCGGGCACCGTAGAAAAACTTGACGCACCAGTTTTGCCGCACATCGGCTGGAACACAGTTGAGGCTGCAAAGAATTCAAAAATATTTAGCGGCGTTGAGCACGAGCGTTTTTATTTCGTGCACTCATACGGAGTTAAGAAATGGGAGTTGGTTGTTGATGGCCCGCTTGCCGCACCAAAAGTAACCTGGGGTGACTACGGGGGCAAGTTTGTAGCAGCGGTTGAGAACGGACCACTTACCGCAACACAATTTCACCCAGAAAAATCTGGTCAAGCCGGAATAACGTTGCTAGGCAACTGGCTCGGAACTTTTTAA
- the priA gene encoding bifunctional 1-(5-phosphoribosyl)-5-((5-phosphoribosylamino)methylideneamino)imidazole-4-carboxamide isomerase/phosphoribosylanthranilate isomerase PriA — translation MSKYLELLPAVDVADGKAVRLTQGEAGSETDYGSPLEAAQTWINAGAEWIHLVDLDAAFGRGDNRAIIREVVDSAKTELGRGVKIELSGGIRDDASLEAALEAGASRVNLGTAALENPEWTEKVIAKFGDAIAVGLDVRGTTLAARGWTREGGDLWEVLARLEDAGCPRYVVTDVTKDGTLKGPNIQLLREVMQRTNKPVVASGGISSLQDITDLRALVNEGLEGAILGKSLYAGKFTLEEALAIANA, via the coding sequence ATGTCAAAGTATCTAGAACTTCTCCCTGCAGTAGACGTTGCCGATGGAAAAGCCGTTCGACTCACTCAGGGAGAGGCAGGTTCGGAAACAGATTACGGGAGCCCGCTCGAAGCTGCTCAAACTTGGATCAACGCTGGAGCAGAGTGGATTCACTTGGTAGATCTAGATGCAGCCTTTGGTCGCGGCGACAACCGTGCAATCATTCGCGAAGTTGTTGATTCGGCAAAGACCGAGCTTGGTCGCGGAGTAAAGATTGAACTATCAGGTGGGATTCGTGATGACGCTTCCCTTGAAGCAGCGCTAGAGGCAGGCGCAAGCCGCGTAAACCTTGGCACTGCGGCACTTGAGAACCCAGAGTGGACTGAAAAAGTTATCGCAAAGTTTGGCGATGCCATCGCAGTTGGTCTTGATGTTCGAGGCACCACACTAGCTGCCCGCGGTTGGACTCGAGAGGGTGGCGACCTGTGGGAGGTCCTTGCTCGTCTTGAGGATGCAGGTTGCCCGCGCTACGTCGTGACCGACGTCACCAAAGACGGAACGCTAAAAGGTCCAAACATCCAACTGCTTCGCGAAGTTATGCAGCGCACCAACAAACCAGTTGTTGCATCCGGCGGTATTTCGTCACTTCAAGACATCACCGATCTTCGCGCATTGGTAAATGAAGGCCTGGAGGGTGCGATTCTAGGTAAGTCGCTATACGCGGGCAAGTTCACTCTCGAAGAAGCACTAGCAATCGCAAACGCGTAA
- a CDS encoding SseB family protein, translating to MKSHNHQHINKNPLADSAGVPWDGRAFSENPFANDDGSARPELVNAIHEFHETGDASKVFSEFSKSRLLIPLLADLGESEEGAHGQTVDKSADLSIVNVETPDGQVGLPVFSSVEAMQRWNATARPVPSDAIRVALAAAGEGTTRIILDPGSETEFAFRRAAIAAMAQQQNWKPPHLSPEVVSAFENGVAAEGAIAKVLVSSLDPQSRLAGPEVKVELQVVAGLSKEQLEEILHRVTQTWAASGVISSSVDSMALVVKPATN from the coding sequence ATGAAGAGCCACAATCACCAACACATCAACAAGAATCCGCTCGCGGATTCTGCTGGTGTTCCCTGGGATGGCCGTGCGTTCAGCGAAAACCCGTTTGCGAATGATGATGGTTCTGCACGCCCAGAACTTGTGAATGCAATTCATGAATTCCACGAAACCGGTGACGCCTCAAAAGTCTTTTCCGAATTTTCGAAATCTCGTTTGCTTATTCCGCTTCTCGCCGATCTTGGCGAATCAGAAGAAGGTGCGCACGGACAAACCGTGGATAAAAGTGCCGACCTTTCAATCGTTAATGTTGAAACTCCCGATGGACAAGTCGGCCTGCCGGTGTTTAGTTCCGTCGAAGCAATGCAGCGTTGGAATGCCACCGCACGACCAGTGCCAAGTGATGCGATCAGGGTTGCGTTAGCAGCTGCAGGCGAAGGCACCACCAGAATTATTTTGGATCCGGGGTCAGAAACTGAATTTGCCTTCAGGCGCGCAGCGATTGCCGCTATGGCTCAGCAGCAGAACTGGAAGCCACCACATCTTTCACCTGAAGTTGTTTCGGCATTTGAGAACGGTGTTGCCGCCGAAGGTGCAATTGCCAAAGTTTTAGTAAGTTCACTAGACCCGCAGTCAAGACTTGCGGGGCCTGAGGTCAAAGTTGAGTTACAAGTTGTAGCCGGGTTATCCAAGGAACAGCTAGAAGAGATTCTTCATCGGGTTACTCAGACCTGGGCCGCGAGCGGTGTCATCTCGAGTTCGGTTGATTCCATGGCCTTAGTGGTAAAGCCAGCGACAAATTGA
- a CDS encoding DUF1844 domain-containing protein: MAEFKDVADQVRDIAEVPAVEVITTTAVHLMSAAAIQCGLGEDGAKGDLDEARKLITALAGLVTAAAADIGDHHARPLRDGLRSLQLAFREASAIKDAPGAGPGEKFTGPVN; the protein is encoded by the coding sequence TTGGCAGAATTCAAGGATGTAGCCGACCAGGTGCGTGACATCGCAGAAGTTCCCGCTGTGGAGGTAATAACAACCACCGCAGTGCACTTGATGAGTGCCGCCGCAATTCAATGTGGCCTAGGTGAAGATGGCGCCAAGGGCGACCTTGATGAGGCGCGAAAGCTAATTACTGCGCTCGCTGGTTTGGTAACCGCGGCCGCAGCCGACATTGGTGACCACCACGCTCGCCCACTTCGCGATGGTTTGCGGTCGCTTCAGTTGGCGTTCCGCGAAGCATCTGCAATTAAGGATGCTCCTGGTGCCGGCCCTGGTGAAAAATTCACCGGCCCGGTTAATTAA
- the infC gene encoding translation initiation factor IF-3, with the protein MPEVRLVGAQGEQIGVVKIEDALRMAQEQDLDLVEVAPTSKPPVAKLMDFGKFKYEAAQKVREARKNQVNTILKTVRFGLKIDDHDYGTKRAQIVKFLKAGDKVKVIVVFRGREQSRPEMGIKLLQKLAEEVAELGVVESNPSIDGRNMVMVIGPLKNKADAKAEAKKAADKAKKAESEEQPKKSAAVEAAE; encoded by the coding sequence GTGCCAGAGGTTCGCCTCGTCGGCGCCCAAGGTGAGCAAATTGGCGTTGTAAAAATTGAAGATGCCCTACGTATGGCTCAGGAGCAAGACCTAGACCTAGTCGAGGTAGCTCCAACTTCAAAGCCACCGGTTGCAAAGCTAATGGATTTCGGCAAGTTCAAGTATGAAGCTGCCCAAAAAGTCCGTGAGGCCCGCAAAAACCAGGTCAACACCATTCTCAAGACCGTCCGTTTTGGTCTAAAGATTGATGACCATGACTACGGCACAAAGCGCGCGCAGATCGTAAAGTTCCTCAAGGCCGGTGACAAGGTCAAGGTGATCGTGGTTTTCCGCGGTCGCGAGCAGTCTCGCCCAGAAATGGGCATCAAGTTGCTTCAGAAGCTTGCTGAAGAAGTCGCTGAGTTGGGTGTTGTCGAATCGAATCCTTCGATTGACGGCCGCAACATGGTGATGGTCATCGGTCCGCTGAAGAACAAAGCCGATGCGAAAGCAGAAGCAAAGAAAGCAGCAGACAAGGCTAAAAAAGCCGAATCTGAAGAACAGCCAAAGAAGTCGGCAGCCGTAGAAGCTGCCGAGTAG
- the rpmI gene encoding 50S ribosomal protein L35, translated as MPKQKTHSGAKKRFRFTGSGKIMKQQINMRHNQEHMSNRRKRRLNVDQVVSPADYKTLKTLLGK; from the coding sequence ATGCCAAAGCAGAAGACCCACTCGGGCGCCAAGAAGCGTTTCCGCTTCACCGGTAGCGGCAAGATCATGAAGCAGCAGATCAACATGCGCCACAACCAGGAGCACATGTCAAACCGTCGCAAGCGTCGCCTAAATGTCGACCAGGTGGTTTCACCGGCCGACTACAAGACCCTCAAGACCCTACTCGGCAAGTAA
- the rplT gene encoding 50S ribosomal protein L20: MARVKNAVNGAKKRRTALERAKGYRGQRSRLYRMAKQQMLHSLVYAYNDRRARKGDFRRLWIQRINAASRANGMTYNRFIQGLGLAGIEVDRRILADLAVNDPKTFTSLVASAKAALPADTSAPKAK; this comes from the coding sequence ATGGCAAGAGTAAAAAACGCGGTTAACGGTGCCAAGAAGCGTCGTACCGCTCTAGAGCGCGCCAAGGGCTACCGCGGTCAGCGTTCACGTCTTTACCGCATGGCAAAGCAGCAGATGCTGCACTCGTTGGTTTACGCATACAACGACCGTCGTGCACGCAAGGGTGATTTCCGTCGTCTGTGGATCCAGCGCATTAACGCTGCATCACGTGCAAACGGTATGACCTACAACCGCTTTATCCAGGGTCTAGGCCTTGCAGGTATTGAGGTTGACCGTCGTATCCTTGCTGACCTAGCGGTAAACGACCCTAAGACCTTCACTAGCTTGGTTGCATCTGCAAAGGCAGCTTTGCCAGCAGACACCTCAGCTCCAAAGGCTAAGTAG
- a CDS encoding TrmH family RNA methyltransferase → MLIDPKAAKVRGVAKLTKKDARSSTGLFLLEGPQGLKEALDRPKLIVELYATDDAVERYPDLFERAESARIQVQLVSEPVLKALTDTTTPQGVVAVCEQIDVTLQDIIDAKPRLVALLANIRDPGNAGTVLRAADAAGADAVIFSANSVDVYNPKVVRSTTGSLFHLPFAVDVEIEDAISALKAAGLQVFAANGGGEQIPDLPAETLAKPTAWVFGNEAWGFEQSTLDLADQEVAVPIYGAAESLNLATAASICLYASAFAQNR, encoded by the coding sequence GTGCTAATCGATCCCAAGGCCGCCAAGGTCCGTGGGGTTGCCAAGCTAACTAAGAAAGACGCCCGGTCATCGACCGGGCTCTTTCTGCTTGAGGGACCTCAGGGCCTAAAAGAAGCTTTAGACCGCCCAAAGTTAATCGTCGAGTTGTACGCAACCGATGACGCGGTCGAGCGCTATCCAGATCTATTCGAGCGCGCCGAAAGCGCCCGTATTCAGGTCCAATTGGTTAGCGAGCCTGTACTGAAGGCCCTAACCGACACCACCACTCCGCAAGGTGTGGTTGCCGTTTGCGAGCAAATAGACGTCACCCTGCAAGACATAATCGACGCCAAACCGCGGCTGGTTGCACTGTTGGCCAATATTCGTGACCCGGGCAATGCCGGCACAGTGCTACGAGCAGCCGACGCAGCGGGTGCCGATGCCGTGATTTTTAGCGCCAACAGCGTCGACGTGTACAACCCAAAGGTTGTCCGCTCAACAACCGGCTCGCTTTTTCACCTGCCTTTTGCCGTGGATGTAGAGATCGAGGATGCCATTTCGGCCCTAAAAGCCGCCGGTTTACAGGTTTTTGCGGCCAACGGCGGGGGAGAGCAAATCCCCGACCTGCCAGCAGAGACCTTGGCTAAACCAACCGCCTGGGTATTTGGGAACGAGGCCTGGGGCTTTGAGCAAAGCACCCTGGACCTGGCAGACCAAGAGGTTGCCGTGCCGATTTACGGTGCTGCCGAGTCGCTGAACCTGGCCACCGCCGCCAGCATCTGCCTTTACGCCTCGGCCTTCGCTCAAAACCGCTAA
- the pheS gene encoding phenylalanine--tRNA ligase subunit alpha, which produces MSAENPITQPAVEAAVNEALAVISAATDLASLKAARQNTVGEQSAIAKLNAQMKSVPNEFKAEAGALIGKARGTLNEAFTTKEAEFWAVEQAAKLAAEAVDITAAPEPARIGARHPLSLLQDTIADVFVGMGWEIEEGPEVESEWFNFDALNFDADHPARAMQDTFFVDPVESHLVLRTHTSPVQVRSMLTREVPIYVLCPGRVFRTDELDATHTPVFHQVEGLAVDKGLTMADLRGTLEHFARIMFGPDAQIRLRPSFFPFTEPSAELDVWHPGAKGGARWVEWGGCGMVNPNVLKAAGIDPEVYSGFAFGMGIERTLMFRNDVRDMHDMVESDVRFSEQFGVSI; this is translated from the coding sequence ATGTCTGCCGAAAATCCAATTACCCAGCCGGCCGTCGAAGCAGCAGTTAACGAGGCTTTGGCGGTCATTTCCGCTGCCACGGACCTGGCCAGCCTAAAAGCAGCCCGTCAGAACACCGTTGGCGAGCAGTCGGCTATTGCCAAGCTAAATGCCCAGATGAAGAGCGTTCCAAACGAGTTCAAAGCTGAGGCGGGTGCCCTAATCGGCAAGGCTCGCGGCACCCTAAACGAGGCCTTCACTACCAAAGAAGCAGAATTCTGGGCAGTTGAGCAGGCTGCCAAACTAGCCGCCGAAGCGGTGGACATTACCGCGGCTCCAGAGCCGGCTCGCATCGGTGCTCGACACCCACTTTCACTCTTGCAAGACACCATCGCCGATGTATTCGTAGGTATGGGTTGGGAAATCGAGGAAGGCCCTGAGGTAGAGAGCGAATGGTTCAACTTTGACGCGCTCAACTTTGATGCTGATCACCCAGCGCGAGCGATGCAAGACACTTTCTTTGTCGATCCAGTTGAATCTCATCTAGTCCTGCGTACCCACACATCTCCGGTGCAGGTACGTTCCATGCTGACTCGCGAAGTGCCGATTTACGTGTTGTGCCCTGGTCGCGTTTTCCGCACCGATGAACTTGACGCAACTCACACACCTGTTTTCCACCAGGTTGAGGGACTTGCCGTTGACAAGGGCCTAACCATGGCTGACCTTCGCGGAACGCTGGAACACTTCGCGCGGATCATGTTTGGCCCTGATGCACAAATTCGTTTGCGCCCATCGTTTTTCCCTTTCACTGAACCTTCTGCAGAGCTTGATGTTTGGCACCCGGGTGCCAAGGGTGGCGCTCGCTGGGTTGAGTGGGGCGGTTGTGGCATGGTAAATCCAAACGTGCTGAAGGCCGCTGGAATCGATCCAGAGGTGTATTCCGGGTTCGCATTTGGAATGGGTATCGAACGCACGCTCATGTTCCGCAACGACGTGCGAGACATGCACGACATGGTTGAATCTGATGTTCGATTCAGCGAGCAGTTTGGAGTGTCAATCTAA
- the pheT gene encoding phenylalanine--tRNA ligase subunit beta, producing MRVPLSWLAEYVDLPGDATPESVMAELVKVGLEEEGSHGFDVTGPLVVGEVLEFVEEPQTNGKTIRWCQIRVAAAGQKAADGGDDVRGIVCGASNFEVGDKVVVCLPGAVLPGDFKIAARSTYGHISDGMLASGRELNLSDDHSGIIRLHELGLDPKIGTDAVELLQLSEQAAEVNVTPDRGYCFSIRGIAREFAHATGGEFRDPIGNAQPESTSGFNLKIEDHAPIRGSQGCHRFVLRSVKGVDTKRPTPPWMVARLKLAGMRSISLIVDITNYVMLELGQPLHAYDADKLQGGITVRRANAGETIKTLDGQERKLHPEDLVIADDAGAIGIAGVMGGERTEVSDTTVNVMIEAANFDPVSIARSARRHKLPSEASKRYERGVDNNVAEFAAARVVQLLEVQALGTSESFGADFREHFEPTPIWLPANFASELVGVDYTPEETVSILNQIGCVVATVDGGFEVIVPSWRPDLTHKTDLVEEIARIGGYDRIPSRLPVAPPGRGLNPKQKRRRAVVNSLAGSGHVEVLTYPFVSADQNQLFAAQEVATVKLANPLQGDVNEMRVSLLPGLMDAAKRNLSRGLTDLAIFEEGSVFLPAGKVGANPELPVGNARPSETQLNELNATVPAQPHHVAGLFAGNRIAQQVGVRSVEAGYADALHAVRVLAKSVGVEVEFQQAAPTGFHPGRTAEVLAEINGVNTVIGVAGELDPTLATNHDLPRRIGAFEINLEKLFEAAPQVVQAGQLLTMPAATQDLSLVVPVDLAAAKLLEVIREGAGELLERVVLVDDYRGANVAEGHKSLTFALRFRAADRTLTQAEASTARDAAVALANQRFGATLRA from the coding sequence ATGCGCGTCCCATTGTCATGGCTGGCCGAGTACGTTGACTTACCAGGTGACGCTACTCCTGAAAGCGTGATGGCCGAACTCGTCAAGGTTGGTCTTGAAGAAGAAGGTTCACACGGCTTCGACGTAACCGGCCCGCTAGTGGTCGGCGAAGTTCTTGAATTTGTTGAAGAGCCACAGACCAACGGAAAAACAATTCGCTGGTGCCAGATTCGTGTTGCCGCTGCCGGTCAAAAGGCGGCTGACGGTGGCGATGACGTTCGCGGAATTGTTTGCGGCGCAAGCAACTTTGAAGTTGGCGACAAGGTTGTCGTGTGCCTGCCAGGTGCCGTCCTTCCTGGAGATTTCAAAATTGCCGCACGCAGCACCTATGGTCACATCAGTGACGGCATGTTGGCTTCAGGTCGTGAGCTAAACCTCAGCGACGACCACTCCGGAATTATTCGTTTGCACGAGTTAGGTCTGGATCCAAAAATTGGCACCGATGCAGTTGAGCTGCTGCAACTTTCTGAACAGGCTGCCGAGGTTAATGTCACCCCTGACCGCGGTTACTGTTTCTCAATTCGCGGAATCGCGCGTGAATTCGCGCACGCAACCGGTGGGGAATTCCGAGACCCAATTGGAAACGCACAGCCCGAGTCAACCAGTGGTTTCAATCTGAAAATTGAAGACCACGCGCCGATTCGCGGAAGTCAAGGCTGTCACCGTTTTGTATTGCGTTCCGTTAAGGGAGTAGACACCAAGCGACCAACTCCGCCTTGGATGGTCGCCCGATTGAAGCTCGCAGGTATGCGTTCAATCTCCCTAATCGTTGACATCACCAATTACGTCATGTTGGAACTCGGTCAACCGCTGCACGCTTATGACGCTGACAAGTTGCAAGGTGGCATCACAGTCCGCCGTGCCAATGCTGGTGAAACTATCAAGACCCTCGATGGCCAAGAGCGCAAGCTGCACCCAGAAGATTTAGTGATTGCCGATGACGCCGGTGCAATTGGTATCGCTGGTGTGATGGGTGGGGAGCGTACTGAGGTTTCTGACACCACAGTCAACGTAATGATCGAAGCTGCAAATTTTGATCCGGTTTCAATTGCACGCTCTGCAAGACGCCACAAACTTCCTTCTGAAGCATCCAAGCGCTACGAGCGCGGGGTAGACAATAACGTTGCTGAGTTTGCCGCGGCTCGAGTTGTCCAGTTGCTTGAAGTACAGGCCCTTGGCACGAGTGAATCATTCGGGGCAGACTTCCGTGAGCACTTTGAGCCAACTCCAATTTGGTTGCCTGCAAATTTTGCCAGCGAGCTCGTTGGTGTTGACTACACTCCTGAAGAAACCGTTTCAATCTTGAATCAGATTGGTTGCGTGGTCGCAACGGTTGATGGCGGCTTCGAGGTTATCGTGCCAAGTTGGCGCCCTGACCTCACCCACAAGACCGATCTAGTCGAAGAGATTGCTCGCATCGGTGGCTACGATCGCATTCCTTCGCGTTTACCGGTAGCTCCTCCTGGTCGTGGTCTAAATCCAAAGCAGAAGCGTCGTCGCGCGGTAGTTAATTCTTTGGCTGGCTCAGGTCACGTTGAGGTGCTGACCTACCCATTTGTATCCGCTGACCAGAACCAGTTGTTTGCCGCCCAGGAAGTCGCAACTGTGAAGTTGGCCAACCCGCTGCAGGGTGATGTCAACGAGATGCGAGTTTCACTGCTGCCTGGCCTGATGGATGCAGCCAAGCGAAACCTGTCGCGCGGTCTTACTGATCTGGCAATTTTTGAAGAGGGTTCCGTCTTCTTGCCCGCAGGAAAAGTTGGTGCTAACCCAGAGCTTCCTGTAGGCAATGCGCGGCCAAGTGAGACTCAGCTCAATGAGTTAAACGCAACCGTTCCAGCGCAGCCGCACCACGTGGCTGGTCTATTTGCTGGCAATCGAATTGCTCAACAAGTGGGAGTGCGTTCCGTTGAGGCTGGCTACGCCGATGCCCTGCACGCGGTTCGAGTCTTGGCAAAATCGGTTGGCGTTGAGGTTGAATTCCAGCAGGCAGCGCCAACTGGTTTCCATCCTGGTCGCACAGCAGAAGTTTTGGCCGAGATCAATGGCGTAAACACCGTTATCGGTGTTGCCGGTGAACTGGATCCAACCTTGGCGACCAACCACGACTTGCCTCGCCGTATCGGCGCCTTCGAAATTAATCTCGAGAAACTTTTCGAAGCGGCTCCGCAGGTAGTCCAGGCAGGCCAGTTATTGACCATGCCAGCTGCAACTCAAGATCTTTCACTGGTGGTACCTGTTGATTTGGCCGCCGCAAAACTTCTTGAAGTGATTCGCGAAGGTGCCGGAGAACTTCTAGAACGAGTCGTTCTAGTTGATGACTACCGCGGGGCAAACGTTGCCGAGGGCCACAAGTCACTTACTTTCGCGCTGAGATTCCGAGCAGCCGATCGCACACTCACCCAGGCGGAAGCATCAACTGCAAGAGATGCAGCGGTAGCTCTCGCCAATCAAAGATTCGGTGCAACCCTCAGGGCTTAG
- the argC gene encoding N-acetyl-gamma-glutamyl-phosphate reductase, which yields MTFSVAVAGASGNVGGELLRLIAEHPQLELKTVTASSMVGQKVSTLHPHVPKFADVIFQENTAEVLAGHDIVFLALPHSKSAEVAAWLSKDSLVLDCGADFRLESEADWKKFYGGEHAGTWTYGMPELLIGGNRKQRELLKNTKRIAVPGCNVTAITLGLAPALAAGLVSNTDIVSVLTVGTSGAGRGATEKLFEIEPTGSADAYQVGGIHRHTPEIEQNLSKSAGAQVQVNFTPVLASIERGILAVNTAVLKPGVDLQKIRAAFEAAYVGEQFIKISATGEFPSTADTIGDNFALVGLAVDSHANRLITVCAIDNLVKGTGGAAIQSMNIALGLPEQTGLEQISLAKKGAQ from the coding sequence ATGACATTTTCAGTTGCCGTAGCCGGCGCCAGCGGCAACGTCGGCGGGGAACTACTGCGTCTTATTGCCGAGCACCCGCAGCTTGAACTCAAGACCGTCACCGCCAGCAGCATGGTTGGTCAAAAAGTTTCTACACTTCACCCGCACGTTCCTAAATTTGCCGACGTAATTTTTCAAGAAAATACAGCAGAGGTATTAGCGGGACACGACATTGTTTTTCTTGCGCTGCCTCATTCAAAGTCCGCCGAAGTTGCTGCCTGGCTTAGCAAAGATTCGCTGGTGCTGGATTGCGGTGCCGACTTCCGTTTGGAGTCAGAGGCTGACTGGAAAAAGTTTTACGGCGGGGAACATGCAGGAACCTGGACATACGGAATGCCTGAGTTGCTTATCGGTGGAAACCGCAAGCAACGCGAACTTTTGAAAAACACCAAGCGCATTGCGGTACCTGGCTGCAACGTCACCGCAATCACCTTGGGTCTTGCTCCTGCGCTTGCAGCCGGGCTGGTTTCAAACACCGATATCGTGAGCGTGCTAACCGTTGGCACATCTGGTGCTGGTCGTGGCGCCACCGAAAAACTTTTTGAAATCGAACCAACCGGTTCTGCTGACGCCTACCAGGTTGGTGGCATTCACCGTCACACTCCAGAGATCGAGCAAAATCTTTCGAAGTCTGCCGGTGCACAAGTGCAGGTTAACTTCACACCTGTTCTTGCGTCAATCGAACGCGGAATCCTGGCGGTGAATACCGCAGTGCTGAAGCCTGGTGTTGATTTGCAAAAGATTCGTGCTGCGTTTGAAGCTGCCTATGTGGGGGAGCAGTTCATCAAGATTTCCGCCACCGGAGAATTCCCAAGCACCGCAGACACCATTGGTGACAATTTTGCGCTGGTTGGACTTGCCGTGGATTCACACGCCAACCGTCTGATTACTGTTTGCGCAATCGACAACCTAGTCAAGGGCACCGGTGGCGCCGCGATCCAGTCAATGAATATTGCTCTCGGACTTCCAGAGCAAACCGGACTCGAGCAAATCAGTCTTGCTAAGAAAGGCGCCCAGTAA
- the argJ gene encoding bifunctional glutamate N-acetyltransferase/amino-acid acetyltransferase ArgJ has product MTVTLAKGFVAGAVHAGLKKSGKLDLALVVNQGPLNSAAVVFTTNRCQANPIIWSKEVIKDGQVSAIILNSGGANCYTGAQGFQTTHATAEKVAEELGVSAGDVLVCSTGLIGDQLDREKLLAGTSAVAANLNTTNGAIAAQAIMTTDSKPKTAEFTHADGWSIGGMAKGAGMLAPGLATMLVVITTDASLDSKSLDQALRAATRVTFDRLDSDGCMSTNDQVTLMASGASNVTPSQDDFTVALTQICISLATQLQQDAEGSSHDITITVQGAASEADAEEVGRSVARNNLFKAAIYGNDPNWGRILAAVGVTKAQFDPYNIDVSINGVSVSRKGQPDQPRELVDLSPRAVDITINLNSGTHSAAIYTNDLTHEYVTENSEYSS; this is encoded by the coding sequence ATGACAGTCACACTCGCTAAGGGTTTCGTTGCTGGCGCGGTTCACGCGGGACTAAAAAAGTCAGGAAAGCTAGACCTTGCTCTGGTTGTAAACCAGGGCCCGCTGAATTCTGCTGCAGTTGTTTTCACCACCAATCGCTGCCAAGCAAACCCAATCATCTGGAGTAAAGAGGTAATCAAAGATGGCCAGGTTTCGGCAATCATTTTGAATTCGGGTGGGGCCAATTGCTACACCGGTGCACAGGGTTTCCAAACCACTCATGCAACTGCCGAAAAGGTTGCCGAGGAGCTTGGCGTTAGCGCTGGCGATGTTCTGGTTTGTTCAACCGGACTTATCGGCGACCAACTTGATCGCGAAAAACTTCTAGCTGGAACATCAGCGGTAGCCGCAAATCTAAACACCACCAACGGTGCAATTGCAGCTCAGGCAATCATGACCACAGACTCAAAACCAAAGACCGCAGAGTTCACTCACGCCGATGGCTGGTCTATCGGTGGTATGGCAAAGGGTGCGGGAATGTTAGCCCCAGGTCTTGCAACAATGCTCGTAGTTATCACCACCGATGCCTCTCTCGACAGCAAGTCGCTCGATCAAGCTCTTCGCGCAGCCACTCGCGTTACTTTTGATCGCCTCGATTCCGACGGCTGCATGTCAACCAACGATCAGGTCACGCTGATGGCTTCTGGCGCCAGCAATGTCACACCAAGTCAAGATGACTTCACTGTCGCCCTAACTCAGATTTGTATTTCTCTCGCAACGCAACTGCAGCAAGACGCAGAGGGTTCATCGCACGACATCACCATCACGGTGCAGGGCGCAGCCTCAGAAGCAGATGCCGAAGAAGTTGGTCGTTCCGTAGCGCGAAACAATTTATTCAAGGCGGCAATCTACGGAAACGATCCAAACTGGGGTCGCATTCTTGCCGCGGTTGGGGTTACTAAGGCACAGTTTGACCCATACAACATCGATGTCTCGATAAACGGAGTTAGTGTTTCTCGTAAGGGGCAGCCAGATCAACCGCGTGAGTTGGTTGATCTGTCGCCACGCGCGGTTGACATCACCATCAACCTAAATTCCGGAACTCACTCAGCTGCCATTTACACCAATGACCTTACTCACGAATACGTGACAGAGAACAGCGAGTACTCAAGCTGA